A genomic window from Punica granatum isolate Tunisia-2019 chromosome 2, ASM765513v2, whole genome shotgun sequence includes:
- the LOC116197630 gene encoding putative adenylate cyclase regulatory protein, which yields MALYFGKVSILPEEIGAFLCRLKDLDIRDCHRIKSLPILPSSLLALTIQSCSLLERLPDLSNLKNLSKLWVTECRKLSEIKGLGNLPSLKDLDTTGCLLMRLDGLERLDRLHNFKRLRMDSCRSLTRLPKLPPSLEKLSLSGCEQLGEIEVVAELESLQKLDISSCRSLMKLLNLSKLQRLELFDMRDCESITEISGLRGTE from the coding sequence ATGGCTTTGTACTTTGGGAAGGTATCTATCTTACCGGAAGAGATAGGTGCATTTCTCTGTCGTCTTAAAGATCTTGATATTAGGGATTGCCACAGAATTAAAAGCCTCCCCATACTTCCCTCAAGCCTGTTAGCTTTGACTATCCAGTCCTGCAGCTTACTTGAGAGGTTGCCAGACCTTTCAAACTTGAAGAATTTGTCGAAATTATGGGTTACGGAGTGCAGGAAGCTCAGTGAAATCAAAGGCCTTGGCAATCTCCCGTCCCTGAAGGATTTGGATACAACTGGCTGCCTTTTAATGAGGCTGGACGGTCTCGAGAGGCTTGACCGTTTGCACAACTTCAAAAGGTTACGTATGGACAGCTGCAGGTCGCTCACACGTTTACCTAAGCTCCCACCCTCTTTGGAGAAGTTATCCCTAAGTGGCTGCGAACAATTGGGCGAAATTGAGGTGGTTGCAGAATTGGAGTCGCTGCAAAAGTTGGATATAAGCAGTTGCAGATCGCTCATGAAGTTGCTGAACCTATCGAAGTTGCAGAGGCTGGAGCTCTTCGACATGAGAGATTGTGAGAGCATCACGGAAATTTCAGGACTCAGAGGAACTGAGTAA
- the LOC116197633 gene encoding TMV resistance protein N-like, whose amino-acid sequence MVDVRDKLKISYESLEREQKEIFLDIAFLFIGMDVRLVIPMWKDAKYSPEVGIEILQLKSLIKIGEDNTIWMHDQLRDLGRSTVEQEDKEPGWRSRLWHGEDAFNVLVQQQVWHFRSFPSLESLILESCGELVWVDPSIVLLKNLILLNLRGCRSLEKLPEQLGSMESLVELLIDDTWVKELPILRGMKKLEVLSADSCTNLHEIPASVGSLVNLRILSLSHSGLKELPNSIGQLTSLVELILTGTDIRRLPDFIGDLHDLEVFMIDDTYVSGLPGNLGNLKKLKVLDALGQQNTK is encoded by the exons ATGGTTGATGTCCGAGATAAGTTGAAAATAAGTTACGAGTCATTGGAACGTGAGCAAAAGGAAATATTCCTTGACATTGCATTCCTTTTCATTGGTATGGACGTCAGGCTAGTGATTCCCATGTGGAAAGATGCTAAATATTCACCAGAAGTGGGAATCGAGATCCTCCAACTAAAGTCATTGATTAAAATCGGAGAGGATAATACAATATGGATGCATGATCAACTCAGAGATCTTGGTAGAAGCACTGTTGAGCAAGAAGATAAAGAACCAGGATGGCGGAGTAGGCTATGGCACGGTGAAGACGCATTTAATGTATTAGTGCAACAACAGGTATGGCATTTTCGAT catttccgagcttagagaGCTTGATTCTCGAGTCCTGCGGGGAGTTGGTTTGGGTTGATCCATCAATAGTGCTTCTAAAGAATCTGATCCTTCTAAATTTGAGGGGATGTCGGAGTCTGGAGAAGTTGCCGGAGCAATTGGGTTCCATGGAGTCACTAGTCGAGCTTCTTATTGATGATACATGGGTCAAAGAATTACCGATATTGAGAGGTATGAAAAAGCTTGAAGTTCTATCTGCTGATAGTTGTACAAATCTTCATGAAATTCCAGCATCTGTTGGATCCCTCGTGAATCTAAGGATACTCTCGTTATCTCATAGTGGGCTAAAGGAACTTCCAAACTCCATTGGGCAGTTAACCTCATTGGTTGAACTGATCTTGACGGGAACTGACATCAGAAGGTTGCCGGATTTCATTGGAGATCTACATGATTTGGAAGTGTTCATGATCGATGACACATATGTCagtggtttaccgggtaaccTAGGAAACTTAAAGAAGCTCAAAGTTCTCGATGCTCTGGGGCAACAGAATACCAAATAA
- the LOC116197641 gene encoding TMV resistance protein N-like codes for MFRHHRGLQDFQGQLVSDILRLEQQAYANVEEGINVLRERIRHKKVLILLDDVNHINQFKALAADVSWFGRGSRINITTREKGLSDQFKVQDLYEVALLEESHALELFCMHAFRDKLPRPDLAEEALQIVNITGRLPLALEVFWDHIYLSMVEGRICGITQ; via the coding sequence ATGTTCCGGCATCATAGAGGCCTTCAAGATTTTCAGGGTCAATTGGTCTCCGACATATTAAGGCTTGAGCAGCAGGCCTATGCTAATGTAGAGGAAGGGATCAATGTGCTTAGGGAAAGGATTCGCCATAAGAAAGTCCTGATTCTTCTCGATGATGTCAACCACATCAACCAGTTCAAAGCTCTGGCAGCAGACGTTAGTTGGTTTGGCCGAGGAAGCAGGATCAACATCACGACCAGAGAAAAGGGACTCTCGGATCAATTTAAAGTGCAAGATTTGTATGAAGTCGCATTACTGGAAGAAAGTCATGCTTTAGAGCTCTTCTGCATGCACGCATTCAGAGATAAGTTGCCCAGACCTGACTTGGCCGAAGAAGCATTGCAGATCGTGAACATAACTGGACGGCTTCCTCTAGCTCTTGAGGTTTTTTGGGATCATATTTATCTGTCTATGGTGGAAGGAAGGATATGTGGCATTACACAATAG
- the LOC116196227 gene encoding toll/interleukin-1 receptor-like protein isoform X2, translating to MASDEHPNYKYYGRYWGAHFRHKKRRQSGNSSGMNVNNSQQHQQQVDGSHNVLSSSSSDDPAIGHEYEVFLSFRGAEIRKSFTDYLYHSLIDAGIRTFRDNEELHVGEEIGPKLMKSIKQSKIGIPIFSAYYASSKWCLMEVAEMVKSMKDSKQLIMPIFLDVTLDAVQHQTGSYAKPFSRHEKKVGQEKVRAWRDALKEVVKRKGLELDRLANGDCPYRPW from the exons ATGGCGTCTGACGAGCATCCTAACTATAAATATTATGGTAGATATTGGGGAGCTCATTTCAGGCACAAGAAGAGACGGCAAAGTGGCAATTCCAGCGGGATGAATGTGAACAATTCGCAG CAGCACCAGCAGCAGGTAGATGGAAGCCACAATGTACTGTCGTCCTCATCCTCTGACGATCCAGCGATAGGCCACGAGTATGAAGTCTTCCTGAGTTTCAGGGGGGCTGAAATCCGGAAGTCCTTCACGGACTACCTCTACCATAGCCTCATCGACGCAGGAATTCGCACATTCAGGGACAACGAGGAGCTTCATGTAGGGGAGGAGATCGGCCCCAAGCTCATGAAATCAATCAAGCAGTCAAAGATCGGGATCCCTATCTTCTCCGCATATTATGCATCAAGCAAGTGGTGCCTGATGGAGGTGGCGGAAATGGTGAAGTCCATGAAGGATAGCAAGCAGCTGATCATGCCAATATTCCTGGATGTAACGCTGGATGCTGTCCAACACCAGACGGGGAGTTATGCTAAACCCTTCTCTCGGCACGAGAAGAAGGTTGGTCAGGAGAAGGTCCGAGCATGGAGGGATGCGCTGAAGGAAGTTGTGAAGCGGAAGGGTCTGGAACTGGATAGATTGGCAAACGG TGATTGTCCTTACCGGCCATGGTAG
- the LOC116196227 gene encoding toll/interleukin-1 receptor-like protein isoform X3, which yields MASDEHPNYKYYGRYWGAHFRHKKRRQSGNSSGMNVNNSQHQQQVDGSHNVLSSSSSDDPAIGHEYEVFLSFRGAEIRKSFTDYLYHSLIDAGIRTFRDNEELHVGEEIGPKLMKSIKQSKIGIPIFSAYYASSKWCLMEVAEMVKSMKDSKQLIMPIFLDVTLDAVQHQTGSYAKPFSRHEKKVGQEKVRAWRDALKEVVKRKGLELDRLANGDCPYRPW from the exons ATGGCGTCTGACGAGCATCCTAACTATAAATATTATGGTAGATATTGGGGAGCTCATTTCAGGCACAAGAAGAGACGGCAAAGTGGCAATTCCAGCGGGATGAATGTGAACAATTCGCAG CACCAGCAGCAGGTAGATGGAAGCCACAATGTACTGTCGTCCTCATCCTCTGACGATCCAGCGATAGGCCACGAGTATGAAGTCTTCCTGAGTTTCAGGGGGGCTGAAATCCGGAAGTCCTTCACGGACTACCTCTACCATAGCCTCATCGACGCAGGAATTCGCACATTCAGGGACAACGAGGAGCTTCATGTAGGGGAGGAGATCGGCCCCAAGCTCATGAAATCAATCAAGCAGTCAAAGATCGGGATCCCTATCTTCTCCGCATATTATGCATCAAGCAAGTGGTGCCTGATGGAGGTGGCGGAAATGGTGAAGTCCATGAAGGATAGCAAGCAGCTGATCATGCCAATATTCCTGGATGTAACGCTGGATGCTGTCCAACACCAGACGGGGAGTTATGCTAAACCCTTCTCTCGGCACGAGAAGAAGGTTGGTCAGGAGAAGGTCCGAGCATGGAGGGATGCGCTGAAGGAAGTTGTGAAGCGGAAGGGTCTGGAACTGGATAGATTGGCAAACGG TGATTGTCCTTACCGGCCATGGTAG
- the LOC116196227 gene encoding probable protein kinase UbiB isoform X1, protein MPTAHSFRLSLLSVLLFLSLPNRQRLSMGENSETTQSRRRRHRTLDHSRRPGDPTPTQRRRHCDLTPTVVALPYPLKAEAHKTPDSVPLVSLTLRRSSSSRCSPIRVSDVIVRVRLHSRLKFVRLQPLSTACIKVAQAISARPDLIPPEYLDELSLLQDKIAPFSTEVAFNSIEKELNLPIDELFAKISPEPIAAASLGQKESSNDKQWRGRKKVRKRKSGEGDSCVIASST, encoded by the exons ATGCCCACAGCTCATTCCTTCCGCCTCTCTCTTCTATCCGTtctcctctttctttctttaccGAACAGACAGAGACTCAGTATGGGAGAGAACTCAGAGACGACTCAGTCGAGACGGAGACGACATCGAACCCTTGACCATTCCAGGCGCCCCGGTGATCCCACCCCGACCCAACGCCGGCGCCACTGTGATCTCACCCCGACGGTCGTGGCCCTCCCGTACCCTCTGAAGGCTGAAGCACATAAGACTCCTGACTCCGTCCCTCTAGTCTCGCTCACGCTCCGACGCTCCTCCAGCTCTCGCTGCTCTCCAATCCGAGTCTCCGACGTAATTG TCCGTGTCCGATTGCACAGTCGATTGAAGTTCGTCCGCCTCCAGCCCTTGTCCACG GCATGTATAAAGGTTGCTCAAGCTATTTCTGCACGGCCG GATTTGATACCTCCTGAATATCTGGACGAACTGTCGCTGTTGCAAGATAAAATAGCTCCATTTTCTACTGAGGTTGCTTTCAATTCAATAGAAAAGGAACTTAACTTGCCTATTGATGAGTTATTTGCGAAGATTTCGCCAGAGCCTATAGCAGCCGCATCCCTTGGACAG AAAGAAAGCAGCAACGACAAACAGTGGCGAGGGAGAAAGAAAgtaagaaagagaaaaagtggCGAGGGAGATTCTTGCGTGATTGCGTCTTCCACGTAA